From a region of the Eriocheir sinensis breed Jianghai 21 chromosome 25, ASM2467909v1, whole genome shotgun sequence genome:
- the LOC127003342 gene encoding uncharacterized protein LOC127003342, translating into MGMARAAEVMVMVAVVWVGGQGVEVFGIGSSSSIITIPNSPITATPNYPTTTTSNPPPIAYVHSLAFGDFIVAPGWATNDPEDISDVIHTKNRCTCRMACLAKPGCQGAVALTEAIDMTDDDGERMAGEGTVNGGSARGGQEAAMRGEGAGSGRANRGVECRLLTKSPDNSTFHSDPDAVYYFWTASLKDHGHYTSLDGGPLYLVGERQVRFREAGDVCKRVPGHRLPMIKTMEQHQYLVELTTRINGIIWVDLHESMTGTLAWVDGTPLVPDLLERVRAGEQAGKAEKEEYFAFHDGYFTKVAKNVKATLVCQTNLGGL; encoded by the exons ATGGGTATGGCGAGGGCagcggaggtgatggtgatggtggcggtggtgtgggtgggtggacagGGCGTTGAAGTTTTTGGTATTGGGTCATCGTCTAGCATCATCACCATTCCTAACTCCCCCATCACCGCCACTCCAaactaccccaccaccaccacttcgaaCCCCCCTCCCATCGCCTACGTTCACAGTCTCGCGTTTGGTGACTTCATCGTGGCTCCGGGCTGGGCTACGAACGACCCTGAAGACATCAGTGACGTTATACACACGAAAAATAGAT GCACGTGTCGCATGGCCTGTCTAGCAAAACCAGGATGTCAAGGGGCGGTGGCGCTGACAGAGGCGATTGATATGACGGATGACGACGGGGAAAGGATGGCGGGTGAAGGGACTGTGAATGGTGGATCTGCGAGGGGTGGACAGGAGGCGGCCATGCGAGGTGAAGGGGCGGGGAGTGGGCGGGCTAATCGAGGTGTGGAGTGTCGCCTACTTACCAAGAGTCCAGACAACAGTACATTCCACTCTGATCCTGATGCTGTCTACTACTTCTGGACGG CCTCTCTTAAGGACCATGGCCACTACACGTCCCTTGATGGCGGGCCGCTGTACCTGGTGGGCGAGAGGCAGGTGAGGTTCAGGGAGGCGGGGGATGTGTGTAAGCGAGTCCCGGGGCACCGCTTACCGATGATCAAGACTATGGAGCAGCACCAGTACCTCGTCGAACTCACCACACGTATAA aCGGTATAATCTGGGTGGACCTTCACGAGAGTATGACAGGCACCTTGGCGTGGGTGGATGGCACACCTTTGGTACCCGACCTGCTGGAGCGCGTGAGGGCCGGAGAGCAGGCGGggaaggcggagaaagaggagtacTTCGCCTTCCACGACGGCTACTTCACGAAGGTGGCGAAGAATGTCAAGGCTACGCTCGTCTGTCAGACTAATCTTGGTGGCCTGTGA